In a single window of the Lynx canadensis isolate LIC74 chromosome E2, mLynCan4.pri.v2, whole genome shotgun sequence genome:
- the DBNDD1 gene encoding dysbindin domain-containing protein 1 isoform X1, whose translation MEPPEGAGPGGNTVFVAEMVKEAEVPQAALGTLAHGTGDSCHSPTAEEEVGIPIPAPGLLQVTERRQPLSSVSSLEVHFDLLDLTELTDMSDQELAEVFADSDDESLASESPAGLHPLPRSGCLRSPSWTRTRAEQNREKQPLGDQERQPAIVDTFLTVERPKED comes from the exons ATGGAGCCCCCGGAGGGCGCCGGCCCCGGAG GTAACACCGTCTTTGTTGCAGAAATGGTTAAGGAGGCTGAGGTGCCACAGGCAGCCCTGGGCACCCTGGCCCATGGGACAGGAGACAGCTGCCACTCGCCCACGGCCGAGGAGGAGGTGGGCATCCCGATACCAGCACCGGGGCTCCTGCAGGTCACAGAGAGGCGGC AGCCCCTGAGCAGCGTCTCCTCCCTGGAGGTGCACTTTGACCTCCTGGATCTCACTGAGCTGACAGACATGTCCGACCAGGAGCTGGCTGAGGTCTTTGCTGACTCGGACGACGAGAGCCTGGCCAGCGAGTCGCCAGCAG GCCTGCACCCACTACCCCGGTCTGGCTGTCTGCGCTCCCCCTCCTGGACGCGAACCAGGGCCGAGCAGAACCGAGAAAAGCAGCCACTTGGTGACCAGGAGCGCCAACCAGCAATTGTGGACACATTTCTCACCGTGGAGAGGCCCAAGGAGGACTAG
- the DBNDD1 gene encoding dysbindin domain-containing protein 1 isoform X2 has protein sequence MEPPEGAGPGEMVKEAEVPQAALGTLAHGTGDSCHSPTAEEEVGIPIPAPGLLQVTERRQPLSSVSSLEVHFDLLDLTELTDMSDQELAEVFADSDDESLASESPAGLHPLPRSGCLRSPSWTRTRAEQNREKQPLGDQERQPAIVDTFLTVERPKED, from the exons ATGGAGCCCCCGGAGGGCGCCGGCCCCGGAG AAATGGTTAAGGAGGCTGAGGTGCCACAGGCAGCCCTGGGCACCCTGGCCCATGGGACAGGAGACAGCTGCCACTCGCCCACGGCCGAGGAGGAGGTGGGCATCCCGATACCAGCACCGGGGCTCCTGCAGGTCACAGAGAGGCGGC AGCCCCTGAGCAGCGTCTCCTCCCTGGAGGTGCACTTTGACCTCCTGGATCTCACTGAGCTGACAGACATGTCCGACCAGGAGCTGGCTGAGGTCTTTGCTGACTCGGACGACGAGAGCCTGGCCAGCGAGTCGCCAGCAG GCCTGCACCCACTACCCCGGTCTGGCTGTCTGCGCTCCCCCTCCTGGACGCGAACCAGGGCCGAGCAGAACCGAGAAAAGCAGCCACTTGGTGACCAGGAGCGCCAACCAGCAATTGTGGACACATTTCTCACCGTGGAGAGGCCCAAGGAGGACTAG